In Gossypium arboreum isolate Shixiya-1 chromosome 5, ASM2569848v2, whole genome shotgun sequence, a single genomic region encodes these proteins:
- the LOC108473244 gene encoding MDIS1-interacting receptor like kinase 2-like, whose product MLFFINKLASSSVRVFFFSLLLVSSFHYVDSVSGTFREEASTRLKESNALLKWKASLDNQSQSSLSSWDGNGHCNWTGIICDKSRRVNQLNLSNFGLKGELYGFSFSSFPKLNVIDLSSNYLRGTIPSGVGNLSRLTYLDLSSNNISGYIPFEIGKLRSISELYLERNILTGSIPPSIGNLTDLSFLYLQKNMFNGSIPQQIGMMKSLYKLALSDNNLVGSLPPSIGNLSNLSVLRLHNNKISGSIPKEIGMLGPLEVINLSNNSLTGEIPASIGNLTKVYCLYLFANNFHGSIPQQIGEMRSLIDLELSQANLSGLIPASIGNLKKLSYLYLQLNTLSGFIPSSIGNLTNLIELFLHCNKLQGSIPWELGKLLSLDELLLFGNSLSGFIPAEMNNLTSLKAFEVSENFLIGHLPQQVCLGGVLESFTAHDNYFTGPIPKSLKNCTSLCRVRLEHNQLIGNVSEEFGIYPNLDYLDLSGNKLIGELSSKWGQCHNLTSLRISNNNLSGEIPSELGKATQLRACDLSLNHLTGGIPKELGELKLLFSLMLNDNHLSGSIPPEIGILSSLVHLNLAANKLNGFIPIWLRQCENLLELNLSVNRLSGGIPSEVGSLSFLQILDLSQNFLIGKIPKVVGNLKSLEKLNLSHNKLFGFIPSTFDDMLSLTSVDVSDNQLEGPLPDNKAFREASFEAFRNNKGLCGNITGLEVCSSKLSSNVDRKKNRKIVIATVVPILFTVLIVFVVFGILSSSKRRERNTENTPRVVASDSLFEICNYDEKMYENIVEATEEFDSKYCIGVGGYGTVYKAELSDGQIVAVKKLHPLPEGGVGDQKAFNNEIRALTELSHRNILKLYGFCSHPQHLIFVYEFLEGGSLEKILRIDEQTMEFDWIKRVNVVKGMANAVAYMHHDCFPPMVHRDISSKNILLDSDYEAHVADFGAARLLRPDSSNWTSFKGTFGYTAPELAYTMQVNEKCDVFSFGVVTLETLMGRHPGDMVSFLSSAVSSLIPSCSSSATFNHLLLKDMLDQRLPSPREQIAAEVVSVVKLASLCLHATPQSRPSMQQVSQELSTQNPPLVKQFHTITISQLFDSSCYTS is encoded by the exons ATGCTATTTTTTATCAACAAACTGGCCTCTTCATCAGTCAGGGTCTTCTTCTTCAGCCTGCTTTTGGTTTCTTCTTTCCATTACGTTGATTCTGTTTCAGGAACTTTTAGAGAAGAAGCATCAACAAGACTGAAGGAATCGAATGCTCTTCTAAAATGGAAGGCTAGTCTTGATAATCAAAGTCAATCCTCCCTCTCTTCTTGGGATGGAAATGGCCACTGTAACTGGACTGGGATCATTTGTGACAAGTCTAGAAGGGTCAACCAGTTAAACCTTTCAAATTTCGGTTTAAAAGGTGAACTCTATGGTTTTAGCTTCTCTTCTTTCCCCAAACTTAATGTTATTGATCTCAGCTCCAATTATCTCAGGGGAACCATCCCATCAGGTGTTGGTAATCTATCTAGGTTAACATACCTGGACTTGTCTTCCAATAATATTTCTGGGTATATTCCCTTTGAAATAGGAAAGCTAAGGTCTATTTCAGAGCTTTATCTGGAAAGAAACATCCTAACAGGTTCGATCCCTCCTTCCATAGGAAACCTGACAGACCTGTCTTTTCTCTACTTACAAAAAAACATGTTCAATGGTTCTATACCTCAACAAATTGGAATGATGAAGTCCCTGTATAAACTTGCACTCTCTGACAATAATCTGGTCGGTTCTCTCCCTCCCTCTATTGGAAACTTAAGCAACTTATCTGTTCTTCGCCTTCATAACAATAAAATTTCGGGGTCCATACCAAAAGAAATTGGAATGCTGGGTCCCCTTGAAGTGATTAATTTGTCCAATAATAGTCTTACTGGTGAAATTCCTGCTTCTATAGGAAACCTGACCAAAGTATATTGTCTTTACCTTTTTGCTAACAACTTTCATGGTTCGATTCCTCAACAGATCGGAGAAATGAGATCTCTCATTGACCTTGAATTGTCACAGGCAAATCTCTCGGGTTTAATCCCTGCTTCTATAGGAAACTTGAAAAAATTGTCATATCTTTACCTTCAGCTTAATACACTATCAGGATTTATTCCTTCTAGTATTGGAAACTTGACAAATCTCATTGAACTATTCCTGCATTGCAATAAGTTACAGGGCTCGATTCCTTGGGAATTAGGTAAACTCCTATCCCTTGATGAGCTACTACTGTTCGGCAACAGTCTCAGTGGTTTCATTCCAGCAGAGATGAACAATCTTACAAGTTTGAAAGCTTTTGAAGTCTCTGAAAACTTCTTGATTGGCCATTTACCACAACAGGTGTGCCTTGGCGGAGTACTGGAAAGTTTTACTGCCCATGACAATTATTTCACGGGTCCAATTCCCAAGAGTTTGAAGAACTGTACCAGCTTATGCAGAGTTCGGCTTGAACACAATCAACTTATCGGGAATGTATCTGAAGAATTCGGCATATACCCGAACTTGGACTATCTTGATCTGAGTGGAAATAAATTGATTGGTGAGCTATCATCAAAATGGGGTCAGTGCCACAATCTAACAAGCCTAAGGATCTCTAACAATAATCTCTCTGGTGAAATACCCTCAGAACTTGGAAAGGCAACTCAGCTACGAGCATGTGACCTTTCTTTAAATCATCTAACTGGAGGCATTCCAAAGGAACTAGGAGAGCTAAAATTGTTGTTCAGCCTAATGCTGAATGATAATCATCTTTCAGGAAGTATTCCTCCTGAAATTGGAATCCTATCTAGTCTTGTTCATCTTAACTTGGCGGCAAACAAGTTAAATGGCTTCATTCCAATATGGTTGAGGCAGTGTGAAAATCTCTTGGAACTGAATTTGAGTGTCAATAGATTGAGTGGAGGAATTCCTTCTGAGGTTGGCAGCTTGTCTTTTCTTCAAATTCTTGATCTCAGTCAGAATTTTCTGATAGGTAAAATACCGAAGGTAGTTGGGAACTTGAAATCTTTAGAAAAGCTGAACCTCTCTCACAATAAACTCTTCGGTTTTATTCCCTCAACTTTTGATGATATGTTAAGCTTAACATCTGTTGATGTATCCGACAATCAGTTGGAGGGTCCTCTTCCAGACAACAAGGCCTTTCGAGAGGCTTCATTTGAGGCTTTCAGAAACAACAAAGGCTTGTGCGGCAATATCACAGGTTTGGAAGTATGTTCTTCAAAATTAAGCAGTAATGTTGATcggaaaaagaatagaaaaattGTGATTGCAACTGTAGTCCCTATCTTATTCACAGTGCTTATTGTATTTGTTGTCTTTgggattctttcttcttcaaaacgAAGAGAAAGGAATACGGAGAACACACCAAGGGTAGTAGCAAGTGATTCTCTGTTTGAAATTTGCAACTATGATGAGAAAATGTATGAAAACATAGTTGAAGCAACTGAAGAATTTGACTCCAAATACTGCATTGGAGTTGGGGGATATGGAACTGTTTACAAGGCAGAATTGTCTGATGGTCAAATTGTTGCTGTGAAAAAACTTCACCCACTTCCAGAAGGTGGGGTGGGAGATCAGAAAGCTTTCAACAATGAGATTCGGGCCTTGACTGAACTAAGCCATCGCAATATTCTGAAACTTTATGGCTTCTGTTCCCATCCCCAACACTTGATTTTTGTATACGAGTTCTTGGAAGGGGGAAGCCTGGAGAAGATACTGAGGATTGATGAACAAACAATGGAGTTTGATTGGATTAAGAGGGTAAATGTTGTTAAAGGCATGGCTAATGCTGTGGCCTATATGCACCATGACTGCTTCCCTCCTATGGTCCATCGTGACATTTCAAGCAAGAACATTCTGCTAGATTCAGACTATGAGGCTCATGTTGCAGACTTTGGCGCTGCCCGGCTTCTTAGGCCTGATTCATCCAATTGGACCTCATTTAAAGGCACTTTTGGTTACACGGCTCCAG AGCTTGCTTACACCATGCAAGTGAATGAAAAATGCGATGTCTTTAGTTTTGGAGTGGTGACACTGGAAACGCTTATGGGAAGGCATCCTGGGGATATGGTATCTTTCCTGTCATCAGCAGTTTCTTCACTCATACCATCATGTTCATCATCAGCAACCTTCAATCATTTACTACTGAAGGATATGTTAGACCAGCGTCTTCCATCTCCTAGGGAACAAATAGCAGCGGAAGTGGTCTCCGTTGTAAAACTTGCATCTCTATGCCTACATGCCACCCCACAATCTCGACCAAGTATGCAACAAGTTTCTCAGGAGCTGTCAACTCAGAATCCACCCTTGGTGAAGCAGTTTCACACAATAACAATAAGCCAACTGTTTGATTCCAGCTGTTATACATCCTGA